A section of the Carya illinoinensis cultivar Pawnee chromosome 12, C.illinoinensisPawnee_v1, whole genome shotgun sequence genome encodes:
- the LOC122289030 gene encoding methylsterol monooxygenase 1-1-like isoform X2, translating into MLPYQTLDEASDALGRNLTYAETLWFQYSARKSDYFLYCHTILLLFFVFSVVPLPLVFLELARLGGFERFKIQPKARLSSAQVFRCYKDVMRMFFFVVGPLQIVSYPSIRMIGIRTGFPLPSGWEIFAQLSVYFVVEDYSNYWIHRFLHNKWGYEKIHRVHHEYTAPIGFAAPYAHWAEVLILGIPSFLGPAMVPGHLITFWLWIALRQIEAIETHSGYDFPWSPTKYIPFYGGAEYHDYHHYVGGQSQNNFASVFTYCDYIYGTDKGYRYQKKLFQKLKGELKAGGQQNGGSHHISTQDLKSD; encoded by the exons ATGCTGCCATACCAGACGCTCGACGAGGCCTCGGACGCCCTCGGCCGAAACCTGACCTACGCGGAGACCCTCTGGTTTCAATACTCAGCCCGCAAGTCCGACTACTTCCTCTACTGCCACACCattctcctcctcttcttcgtcttctccgTCGTCCCTCTTCCTCTTGTCTTCCTCGAGCTTGCCCGCCTGGGCGGCTTCGAACGCTTCAAGATTCAGCCCAAGGCCAGGTTGTCTTCCGCTCAAGTGTTTCGCTGCTACAAGGACGTCATGCGCATGTTCTTCTTCGTCGTCGGTCCCTTGCAGATCGTTTCCTACCCCTCTATTCGG ATGATTGGGATTCGCACGGGGTTTCCATTACCTTCGGGATGGGAAATATTTGCACAATTGTCAGTGTATTTCGTGGTCGAGGATTATTCGAACTACTGGATCCACAGATTTCTGCATAACAAGTGGGGTTACGAGAAGATTCATAGAGTTCACCATGAATACACAGCGCCAATTGGATTTGCGGCTCCCTACGCGCATTGGGCCGAGGTTTTGATCCTCGGTATCCCATCTTTCCTCGGGCCGGCAATGGTGCCCGGTCACCTGATCACGTTCTGGCTGTGGATTGCTCTACGGCAGATTGAGGCGATTGAAACGCACAGCGG GTATGACTTCCCTTGGAGCCCCACAAAATACATTCCATTTTACGGTGGTGCTGAGTATCATGACTACCATCATTATGTTGGAGGGCAAAGCCAGAACAATTTTGCTTCTGTGTTCACCTATTGTGATTACATTTATGGAACTGACAAG GGCTATCGATATCAGAAGAAGCTCTTTCAGAAG TTGAAAGGGGAATTAAAAGCCGGTGGTCAACAGAATGGGGGCTCACACCATATTTCTACCCAAGATCTCAAATCTGACTAG
- the LOC122289030 gene encoding methylsterol monooxygenase 1-1-like isoform X1, with the protein MLPYQTLDEASDALGRNLTYAETLWFQYSARKSDYFLYCHTILLLFFVFSVVPLPLVFLELARLGGFERFKIQPKARLSSAQVFRCYKDVMRMFFFVVGPLQIVSYPSIRMIGIRTGFPLPSGWEIFAQLSVYFVVEDYSNYWIHRFLHNKWGYEKIHRVHHEYTAPIGFAAPYAHWAEVLILGIPSFLGPAMVPGHLITFWLWIALRQIEAIETHSGYDFPWSPTKYIPFYGGAEYHDYHHYVGGQSQNNFASVFTYCDYIYGTDKGYRYQKKLFQKVNHYYKLKGELKAGGQQNGGSHHISTQDLKSD; encoded by the exons ATGCTGCCATACCAGACGCTCGACGAGGCCTCGGACGCCCTCGGCCGAAACCTGACCTACGCGGAGACCCTCTGGTTTCAATACTCAGCCCGCAAGTCCGACTACTTCCTCTACTGCCACACCattctcctcctcttcttcgtcttctccgTCGTCCCTCTTCCTCTTGTCTTCCTCGAGCTTGCCCGCCTGGGCGGCTTCGAACGCTTCAAGATTCAGCCCAAGGCCAGGTTGTCTTCCGCTCAAGTGTTTCGCTGCTACAAGGACGTCATGCGCATGTTCTTCTTCGTCGTCGGTCCCTTGCAGATCGTTTCCTACCCCTCTATTCGG ATGATTGGGATTCGCACGGGGTTTCCATTACCTTCGGGATGGGAAATATTTGCACAATTGTCAGTGTATTTCGTGGTCGAGGATTATTCGAACTACTGGATCCACAGATTTCTGCATAACAAGTGGGGTTACGAGAAGATTCATAGAGTTCACCATGAATACACAGCGCCAATTGGATTTGCGGCTCCCTACGCGCATTGGGCCGAGGTTTTGATCCTCGGTATCCCATCTTTCCTCGGGCCGGCAATGGTGCCCGGTCACCTGATCACGTTCTGGCTGTGGATTGCTCTACGGCAGATTGAGGCGATTGAAACGCACAGCGG GTATGACTTCCCTTGGAGCCCCACAAAATACATTCCATTTTACGGTGGTGCTGAGTATCATGACTACCATCATTATGTTGGAGGGCAAAGCCAGAACAATTTTGCTTCTGTGTTCACCTATTGTGATTACATTTATGGAACTGACAAG GGCTATCGATATCAGAAGAAGCTCTTTCAGAAGGTAAACCACTATTACAAG TTGAAAGGGGAATTAAAAGCCGGTGGTCAACAGAATGGGGGCTCACACCATATTTCTACCCAAGATCTCAAATCTGACTAG